From a single Deltaproteobacteria bacterium genomic region:
- a CDS encoding ABC transporter substrate-binding protein gives MEGFILTQLFFLTRALVLLAYFLACAPVSLHAEPVRISYSAISWLMTPVWMADELGLFKKYNLAAQLIYIPSSATSVQSLLGGSVDVITPGSSGVVIAAARGVPVVAVAASTRRAPFTLFTQPEIARPEELKGKITGVTRFNSTTHMLTVLILRKLHLENFVAVRQMGDVPAMHNAFEQKLIAGMVSSYPPKARHRALTDAVALEIPYAGSMMTVTRSFLQERRDTVERVLRAYVEGMAAFLGNKERAKNILAKYMRRNQPEFLEETFDTAAKYLEPIPRVDRRIVPAILDFAGMKDADADEVAARVIDDSVIDKLQKEKVFDNLFGKTR, from the coding sequence ATGGAGGGATTCATTTTGACCCAGTTATTCTTTCTCACGCGCGCTTTGGTTCTTCTCGCGTATTTCTTAGCTTGCGCTCCGGTTTCGTTGCACGCCGAGCCGGTGCGGATTTCCTATTCGGCGATTTCCTGGTTGATGACGCCGGTGTGGATGGCGGACGAGTTAGGCTTGTTCAAGAAGTATAATTTGGCAGCTCAGCTCATTTACATTCCGTCGAGCGCGACCAGCGTGCAATCGCTCTTGGGCGGCAGCGTTGACGTGATCACCCCTGGCAGCAGCGGTGTAGTGATCGCCGCCGCCCGCGGCGTGCCGGTCGTAGCGGTGGCCGCCTCGACCCGGCGCGCGCCGTTTACGCTTTTCACTCAACCCGAGATCGCCAGGCCCGAGGAGCTGAAAGGCAAGATTACCGGCGTCACGCGGTTTAACTCGACCACGCATATGCTGACCGTGCTGATCTTGCGCAAGCTCCATCTGGAGAATTTCGTTGCCGTGCGCCAGATGGGCGACGTGCCCGCCATGCATAACGCGTTCGAGCAAAAGCTTATCGCCGGCATGGTCAGTTCCTACCCTCCCAAGGCGCGCCATCGGGCGCTCACGGATGCGGTCGCGCTCGAGATTCCCTACGCCGGCAGCATGATGACCGTAACGCGAAGCTTTCTCCAGGAGCGGCGCGATACGGTGGAGCGGGTGCTGCGCGCCTACGTCGAAGGCATGGCGGCGTTCCTCGGCAACAAAGAGCGCGCCAAGAACATTCTGGCGAAGTACATGCGGCGTAATCAGCCGGAGTTCTTGGAAGAGACGTTTGACACCGCGGCAAAGTATCTCGAACCGATTCCACGCGTCGATCGGCGCATCGTGCCGGCGATTCTCGATTTCGCGGGCATGAAAGACGCTGACGCCGACGAAGTCGCGGCACGCGTGATCGACGATAGTGTGATCGACAAACTGCAAAAGGAAAAAGTCTTTGACAATTTATTCGGCAAAACCAGGTGA
- a CDS encoding ornithine cyclodeaminase family protein gives MALFFHSDDVDEFLSLTDAVRVAEDALGNIPGRQGVNAPRKRLNLHRQFAEASFDTVLNIYAGGSASYGAIGAQVALHRKTIEGNVQKTPPYNPDQTELAHLYDVDTGSLLAIMAHRPRHVKGVADLRTPATSLVGLDRLARKDARRVGIYGSGNQAISTFMGLTEMRQIDKAKVYSPTKANREKFARIMSEKTGVSIEAVSEPRAAAKDVDIILCMTNTIVPVIDGSWLEEGQYIISVVGSNIELVKSGALDKPRREIDDGTLKRCSFIVALSKEQAIDSQQGDIYWPVESGVIGWDKVVEIADILAGNAPGRTDDKQIILYKNQGGQGIIDIALAKHLYELAREKGIGTELPIRPRPSHTGTGWRDSF, from the coding sequence ATGGCGCTTTTTTTTCATTCCGACGACGTCGATGAATTTCTCTCTTTGACCGATGCGGTGCGCGTTGCCGAAGACGCGCTCGGTAACATCCCGGGGCGCCAGGGCGTCAACGCGCCGCGTAAGCGGCTCAATCTGCACCGCCAATTCGCCGAAGCAAGCTTCGACACCGTGCTCAACATCTACGCCGGCGGTTCGGCCAGCTATGGCGCCATCGGCGCGCAAGTGGCGCTTCATCGTAAGACTATCGAAGGCAACGTACAGAAAACCCCGCCGTACAATCCCGATCAGACCGAGCTGGCGCATCTCTACGATGTCGATACCGGGTCGCTACTGGCGATTATGGCGCACCGGCCGCGCCATGTGAAAGGTGTGGCGGATTTGCGAACGCCGGCTACCAGCCTGGTCGGACTCGATCGGTTGGCGCGCAAAGACGCGCGCCGCGTCGGCATCTACGGCTCGGGCAATCAGGCGATCTCGACGTTTATGGGGCTTACGGAAATGCGCCAGATTGATAAGGCCAAAGTCTACAGCCCGACGAAGGCGAACCGCGAGAAATTCGCAAGGATCATGAGCGAGAAAACCGGTGTGTCGATCGAAGCGGTGAGCGAGCCGAGGGCGGCGGCCAAGGATGTGGATATCATCTTGTGCATGACCAATACCATCGTGCCGGTCATCGACGGTTCATGGTTGGAAGAGGGGCAGTACATCATTTCGGTGGTCGGCAGCAATATTGAGTTGGTCAAGAGCGGCGCCCTCGACAAGCCGCGTCGCGAGATCGACGACGGCACGCTCAAGCGCTGCAGCTTCATTGTCGCGTTGTCGAAGGAACAAGCGATCGACTCGCAGCAGGGAGACATTTACTGGCCGGTAGAAAGCGGTGTTATCGGATGGGACAAGGTCGTTGAGATCGCCGATATTCTTGCCGGCAATGCGCCGGGACGAACCGACGATAAGCAGATCATACTTTATAAGAATCAGGGCGGGCAGGGAATCATCGATATCGCCCTGGCCAAACATCTCTACGAGTTGGCGCGGGAAAAAGGCATCGGCACCGAGCTGCCGATTCGCCCTCGACCGTCACACACGGGCACGGGATGGAGGGATTCATTTTGA
- a CDS encoding ornithine cyclodeaminase family protein, which yields MLLITDPEVRQVLNMRDCIDAMERAFAEEARGIAVNKPRTRYKVPPDLDKPGYMANIIPGAVPSSGVAALRYDSTIVQERVFAGSKRMDFPSPTKRSWGFVLLFSLETAELLALIHDFSMSAIRVGATTAVANRALARKNSKVVGIFGSGNEARTNLEAICAVREIEKVKVFSTTKAHRDRFAEEMTELLNVEVQPVSSPEAVVKGSDIVMCATNSSEPVFDGQWLEPGQLVTTIANTDGVHRRTEADATTMLRADLIVLNNKETAITNQQRELLDLIDGAKFGWDKVCELGQVLAGAHAGRSNDQEIIYYKSNTGVGIQFAAAGALIYQACKKQGLGRELPGEWFGADLSEWMDKGFMPSP from the coding sequence ATGCTGCTCATCACCGATCCGGAAGTAAGACAGGTGCTCAACATGCGCGACTGCATTGACGCGATGGAGCGGGCTTTTGCCGAGGAGGCGCGCGGCATCGCCGTGAACAAGCCGCGCACGCGCTATAAAGTCCCGCCGGATCTCGACAAGCCCGGCTACATGGCCAACATCATTCCCGGCGCGGTGCCGAGCTCGGGGGTTGCGGCGCTGCGTTACGATTCCACCATCGTGCAAGAGCGCGTGTTCGCAGGAAGCAAAAGGATGGATTTCCCGTCGCCGACCAAACGGAGTTGGGGATTCGTGTTGCTCTTTAGTCTAGAAACGGCGGAGCTCTTGGCGCTAATCCACGATTTCAGCATGTCGGCAATCCGGGTGGGCGCGACCACGGCGGTTGCCAATCGGGCCTTGGCTCGAAAGAATTCTAAAGTCGTGGGAATCTTCGGCTCGGGCAATGAGGCGCGCACCAACCTGGAAGCGATCTGCGCCGTGCGCGAGATCGAAAAGGTAAAAGTTTTTAGCACGACCAAAGCGCACCGCGATCGCTTCGCGGAGGAAATGACCGAATTGTTAAACGTCGAAGTTCAGCCGGTGAGCAGCCCCGAGGCGGTCGTCAAAGGATCTGATATCGTCATGTGCGCGACCAACTCGAGCGAGCCAGTATTCGACGGCCAGTGGCTGGAACCGGGGCAGTTGGTGACGACCATCGCCAACACCGACGGGGTGCACCGGCGCACTGAGGCGGATGCCACGACGATGCTGCGCGCCGACTTGATTGTGCTCAACAATAAAGAGACGGCGATCACCAACCAACAGCGCGAGCTGCTCGACTTGATCGACGGCGCTAAATTCGGTTGGGACAAGGTCTGCGAGTTGGGACAAGTGCTCGCCGGCGCGCACGCCGGCCGGAGCAACGACCAAGAAATTATCTACTACAAGAGCAACACCGGTGTCGGCATTCAATTCGCCGCCGCCGGGGCGTTGATCTACCAAGCCTGCAAGAAGCAGGGGTTAGGACGAGAGTTGCCGGGTGAATGGTTCGGCGCAGATTTGAGCGAGTGGATGGACAAGGGCTTTATGCCCTCGCCGTAA
- a CDS encoding aromatic ring-hydroxylating dioxygenase subunit alpha: MRSAHDFKIPEHDPELTHVGAGTPGGELLRRYWQPVGLSEELKDLPKRVRILGEDLVAFRDRKGRPGLLFFRCSHRGTSLEYGRIEDRGLRCCYHGWLYDVEGNVLDMPLEPAESTFKERIQHPCYPVKEFGGLVFAYMGPLEKMPQFPIYDVWTREGGFLKPRMGPRVGGAVNCNWLQSEENLMDALHGVWLHTVHSGPQFPTDLHNTLPDEIQYEETEMGMRFVMTRKLRNGKWWDVIWEMIMPLNIHLTYTDEPKTENVRSIAFCVPVDDTHQIGASIRWVPEREIEEKTGREKLAPGGISDRTYEHTQRHPDDKEAQEGQGPIAIHALEHIASSDKGVIMFRKILREAIDAVREGRDPKGIIRDPHKASCVSTTGGSIVRD; this comes from the coding sequence ATGAGGAGCGCACATGACTTTAAGATCCCTGAGCACGATCCGGAATTGACCCACGTAGGTGCCGGGACTCCTGGTGGCGAGTTACTGCGCCGCTACTGGCAGCCGGTTGGTCTTTCAGAGGAGCTAAAGGATCTTCCCAAGCGCGTTCGCATTTTGGGCGAGGATCTTGTGGCTTTTCGGGACCGCAAGGGCAGGCCTGGCTTACTTTTTTTTCGTTGCAGCCACCGGGGCACGTCTTTGGAGTACGGGCGAATTGAGGATCGCGGACTACGCTGCTGCTATCACGGCTGGCTTTACGATGTCGAGGGCAATGTTCTCGACATGCCATTGGAGCCTGCGGAAAGCACCTTCAAAGAGCGCATCCAGCATCCATGTTATCCGGTTAAGGAATTTGGCGGTTTAGTTTTTGCCTACATGGGACCACTGGAAAAAATGCCCCAGTTCCCGATTTACGACGTGTGGACCAGAGAAGGTGGTTTTTTAAAACCTCGCATGGGTCCTAGAGTCGGGGGCGCGGTCAACTGCAATTGGCTTCAAAGCGAAGAAAACCTCATGGATGCGCTCCATGGTGTCTGGCTTCATACCGTTCATAGCGGACCACAGTTTCCAACCGATCTGCACAATACTCTGCCGGATGAGATTCAATACGAAGAGACCGAGATGGGCATGAGGTTCGTAATGACTAGGAAACTCCGCAACGGAAAGTGGTGGGATGTCATATGGGAAATGATCATGCCGCTCAATATTCATCTAACCTATACCGACGAGCCGAAGACCGAGAACGTCCGCTCCATTGCTTTTTGTGTCCCTGTGGACGATACGCATCAGATTGGCGCCAGTATCCGGTGGGTGCCGGAACGTGAGATAGAAGAAAAAACCGGACGTGAAAAATTGGCCCCTGGGGGCATTTCTGACAGGACCTATGAACATACTCAGAGGCATCCAGATGACAAAGAGGCGCAGGAAGGTCAGGGTCCGATCGCGATTCACGCTTTGGAACATATTGCGAGTTCCGATAAGGGCGTCATCATGTTCCGCAAGATTCTGCGAGAGGCTATCGATGCCGTAAGGGAAGGGAGAGACCCGAAAGGAATTATTAGAGATCCCCACAAAGCTAGCTGTGTTTCCACAACCGGAGGAAGTATCGTCAGGGACTGA